The proteins below come from a single Posidoniimonas corsicana genomic window:
- a CDS encoding TrkA C-terminal domain-containing protein, which produces MVAIASLLTVLTISLLVTRVATMALMLTGMSREAARFQARSAFTGCGYTTTEAEDIVAHPVRRRIVMLLMLMGNLGVGAVVATIMVSFMQTAQSDPGTRLLYLVTLVVGLALLWLAATSQYIERRLNIFIAWFLKRWGNLQVRDFVAVLQLQGGFAVSELLVEPTDWIADKTLIELRLPTEGVLVLGVQRPGRPYVGAPTGDTTIEAGDTLILYGRVERIQELDERRRGRRGDAAHKEAVEEHEQEKEEQEEQLDDEKQSAESP; this is translated from the coding sequence TTGGTTGCTATCGCGTCGCTGCTGACTGTGTTGACCATCTCGCTGCTCGTCACCCGGGTGGCGACCATGGCGTTGATGCTGACCGGCATGTCCCGCGAGGCGGCCCGCTTCCAGGCCCGCAGCGCGTTCACCGGCTGCGGCTACACCACCACCGAGGCGGAGGACATCGTCGCACACCCGGTGCGGCGGCGGATCGTGATGCTGCTGATGCTGATGGGCAACCTGGGCGTCGGCGCCGTGGTGGCTACGATCATGGTGTCGTTCATGCAGACCGCCCAGTCCGACCCGGGCACTCGGCTGCTCTACCTGGTGACCCTAGTCGTCGGCCTGGCGTTGCTCTGGCTGGCCGCCACGAGCCAGTACATCGAGCGGCGGCTGAACATCTTCATCGCGTGGTTCCTCAAGCGGTGGGGCAACCTGCAGGTGCGCGACTTTGTGGCGGTGCTGCAGCTGCAGGGCGGGTTCGCGGTAAGCGAGCTGCTGGTCGAGCCGACCGACTGGATCGCCGACAAGACGCTCATCGAGCTCCGCCTGCCGACCGAGGGCGTGCTGGTGCTCGGCGTGCAGCGGCCCGGCCGGCCGTACGTCGGCGCCCCGACCGGCGACACCACCATCGAGGCCGGCGACACCCTCATCCTGTACGGCCGCGTGGAGCGGATCCAGGAGCTCGACGAACGCCGCCGCGGCCGACGCGGCGACGCCGCCCACAAGGAGGCGGTCGAAGAGCACGAGCAGGAGAAAGAGGAACAAGAGGAGCAGCTGGACGACGAGAAGCAGTCGGCGGAATCGCCGTGA
- the guaB gene encoding IMP dehydrogenase → MLQPLEDKIITTGLTFDDVLLVPRYSEAMPSEVDVSTRLTAGIPMNIPILSSPMDTVTEHRMAIGLAREGGLGVIHKNMSIEAQANEVDKVKRSANGIIVDPVTLRPDASVAEARERMSHARVSGVPITQADGKLAGILTRRDLRFLERDDLPVSEVMTSGQLVTATGTVTLEEAEKILMAKKVEKLLLVDEDYKLTGLITIKDIDMMRRYPQAAKDGQGRLRVGAAVGVMDLDRAESLIAKDVDFLVVDSAHGHSANVIETVKEIKSRFEIDVVAGNIATSDGCRDLIKAGADAVKVGIGPGSICTTRVISGVGVPQISAVHAAAKAAEGSGVTIIADGGIRYSGDITKAIAAGANLVMVGGLLAGLDESPGDRVLYQGRSYKSYRGMGSLGAMVHGSSERYRQKGSEKNKGKLVPEGVEGRVPYKGPLGSYVYQLVGGLRAGMGYCGAKTIQELRQDTQFVRVSPATVRENHPHDIAITQEAPNYSAEYSAGDSD, encoded by the coding sequence ATGCTGCAGCCGCTGGAAGACAAGATTATCACCACGGGCCTGACCTTCGACGACGTGCTGCTGGTCCCGCGGTACAGCGAGGCCATGCCCTCGGAGGTGGACGTCTCGACGCGGCTGACCGCCGGGATCCCGATGAACATCCCGATCCTCAGCTCGCCGATGGACACGGTCACCGAGCACCGCATGGCGATCGGGCTGGCCCGAGAGGGCGGGCTGGGCGTGATCCACAAGAACATGTCGATCGAGGCCCAGGCCAACGAGGTCGACAAGGTGAAGCGGTCGGCCAACGGCATCATCGTCGACCCGGTGACGCTCCGCCCCGACGCTAGCGTGGCGGAGGCCCGCGAGCGGATGAGCCACGCGCGGGTCTCCGGCGTGCCGATCACGCAGGCCGACGGCAAGCTAGCGGGCATCCTGACGCGGCGGGACCTGCGGTTCCTCGAGCGCGACGATCTGCCGGTCAGCGAGGTCATGACCAGCGGTCAGCTCGTAACGGCCACGGGGACCGTGACGCTTGAGGAAGCTGAGAAGATCTTGATGGCAAAAAAGGTCGAGAAGCTTCTGCTGGTTGACGAAGATTACAAACTGACGGGGCTCATCACGATCAAGGACATCGACATGATGCGCCGGTACCCGCAGGCCGCCAAAGACGGCCAGGGGCGCCTGCGCGTCGGCGCCGCGGTTGGCGTGATGGACCTGGACCGTGCCGAGAGCCTGATCGCCAAGGACGTCGACTTCCTGGTCGTGGACAGCGCGCACGGGCACTCGGCCAACGTCATCGAAACCGTAAAGGAGATTAAGAGCCGCTTTGAGATTGACGTCGTTGCGGGCAACATCGCCACGTCCGACGGCTGCCGCGACCTGATCAAGGCCGGCGCCGACGCCGTGAAGGTGGGCATCGGGCCTGGCTCGATCTGCACGACGCGCGTCATCTCCGGCGTGGGTGTCCCGCAGATCTCTGCGGTGCACGCCGCCGCCAAGGCGGCCGAGGGAAGCGGGGTCACGATCATCGCCGACGGCGGCATCCGCTACTCCGGCGACATCACCAAGGCGATCGCCGCCGGGGCCAACCTGGTCATGGTGGGCGGCCTCCTGGCGGGTCTCGACGAGAGCCCGGGCGACCGCGTGCTCTACCAGGGACGCTCGTACAAGTCGTACCGCGGGATGGGCTCGCTCGGCGCCATGGTGCATGGCTCCAGCGAACGCTACCGCCAGAAGGGAAGCGAGAAGAACAAAGGGAAGCTGGTCCCCGAAGGGGTCGAGGGCCGCGTGCCTTACAAGGGGCCGCTCGGCTCCTACGTGTACCAGCTGGTGGGGGGGCTGCGGGCCGGCATGGGCTACTGCGGCGCCAAAACTATTCAAGAGCTGCGGCAGGATACGCAGTTTGTCCGGGTATCGCCGGCAACGGTTAGGGAGAACCATCCCCATGACATCGCCATCACGCAAGAAGCTCCAAACTACTCGGCCGAGTACTCGGCCGGCGATTCCGACTGA
- a CDS encoding DUF1573 domain-containing protein has translation MPCVSLRPAPRATALKIACLGVLLLTGCVGESADGPTAKTPHTNEAVSTTALKPVRSGPASNGVGSERRPKLVAAATTHEFGGMSIREVRSHAFTLRNEGDAPLQISNAAANCKCLSHEFSRQTIPPGEEATLTLTWRGGEEPRERLTARVNVETNDPDQPVVQFSAVGSVGAELDVAPAQLHAQEVAPGEPLTLSTVVTSPVWKQIYLVDIASPSDKLRVTTTPLSPAECVSIGCRSGCRVEVTANADLTTGPYSNYLELSAQPASDPGAAAPRRLRIPIGWAPRQSIAVSGPGVDEAGVIHLGRIDKGAHTKRYLVKVTDELPELVVTDQRVSPDFLGVQLEPYRKGELGWLYRMELSIPEHARATKYGKDGVVQFTFDHPRIKELRVELDLGVGI, from the coding sequence GTGCCTTGCGTGTCCCTCCGCCCGGCCCCCCGTGCGACCGCCCTCAAGATCGCCTGCCTCGGCGTGCTGCTGCTGACCGGCTGCGTCGGCGAGTCGGCCGACGGCCCAACCGCGAAGACTCCTCATACCAATGAGGCAGTCAGCACGACCGCGCTCAAACCGGTCCGCTCGGGCCCGGCAAGCAACGGCGTCGGGTCCGAGCGGCGGCCCAAGCTGGTAGCGGCGGCCACAACGCACGAGTTCGGCGGCATGTCGATCCGCGAGGTGCGCAGCCACGCCTTCACCCTCCGCAACGAGGGCGACGCGCCGCTCCAGATCAGCAACGCGGCCGCCAACTGCAAGTGCTTGTCGCACGAGTTCTCCCGGCAGACCATCCCGCCGGGCGAGGAAGCCACGCTCACGCTCACTTGGCGCGGCGGTGAGGAGCCCCGCGAGCGGCTGACCGCCCGCGTCAACGTCGAAACCAACGACCCCGACCAGCCGGTCGTGCAATTCTCGGCGGTCGGCAGCGTCGGCGCCGAACTCGACGTCGCGCCGGCCCAGCTGCACGCGCAGGAAGTGGCGCCCGGCGAGCCTCTCACCCTCTCGACGGTCGTCACCAGCCCGGTGTGGAAACAGATCTACCTAGTAGACATCGCGTCGCCGTCCGACAAGCTGCGCGTGACGACCACGCCGCTCTCGCCGGCCGAGTGTGTGTCGATCGGCTGCCGGAGCGGCTGCCGCGTCGAAGTGACGGCCAACGCCGACCTCACCACCGGTCCGTACAGTAACTATCTGGAGCTGTCGGCCCAGCCCGCCAGCGATCCGGGAGCCGCCGCGCCGCGCCGGCTGCGGATCCCGATCGGCTGGGCCCCGCGTCAGTCGATCGCGGTCTCCGGCCCCGGCGTCGACGAGGCAGGCGTGATCCACCTGGGACGCATCGACAAGGGCGCCCACACCAAGCGCTACCTGGTCAAGGTCACCGACGAGCTGCCCGAGCTAGTCGTCACCGATCAGCGGGTCAGCCCCGACTTCCTGGGCGTTCAGCTCGAGCCCTACCGCAAGGGCGAGTTGGGCTGGCTGTACCGCATGGAGTTGAGCATCCCCGAACACGCCAGGGCGACCAAGTACGGCAAGGACGGCGTCGTGCAGTTCACGTTTGACCACCCGCGGATCAAGGAGCTGCGGGTGGAACTCGACCTTGGCGTCGGCATCTGA
- the pilM gene encoding pilus assembly protein PilM: MTNPTASDPATQLNHSSAGHAAHAGAQVVCAKCEHANSAQTRFCGECGARLWEPCAACGEPTVVDRRFCGGCGESLDEALQRLIDAVQAALADSEGLAQEGRYVEAAALLEPIRLVEHTALTPLSKEIDRQRSELDDRRKAAVESLSSQLDSAKQLLAAGELRKAFAAVDQTPVALRNNELRDLHQTLKGRIGQADQLRVQIKRGLKEKQFEGLAAAAQRLLELEPADPQVVQLAEKLRSKQSQINASTSVALLQKACAALRSCDYGTAHQAIARMPGGELNDEQQKGLRGAKERVWLATHLARTRYLDAVCLKAAERFAKLQPQDEKAASLVESLAKQRRDSMAAAPGQPIVWRKKAPPESRLGAPLLLAPTPKLLAAPAAAKGIPAGQLLTAYGLALQSIGEADHCLNLTPKKKSWLASRPRRAKPAPGGGWGIDIGASSLKAIHLTRDADGELSVESIVCLPYERGGDVRSKPELPLGTPEYVGEAIGKFLEDRDLSTAAVTIGAPGPWTLSRCFQLPFIDEAKFDEAVRYEARMRIPLEPEKVVFDRIITPLPEETDLDARAVTLVACASNHVTTLQERLERVKCKSLQITSNCVALLNVARALQAESAAADAVALIDVGAKTTNVAVAHAGGCWVRGLYHGADLFDHALVKQRQIGWDAAERLRREPWRDAWMHEVDECLAPTADELAAALQRNLAQFHNESVATIEQHLLCGGGAQQIGLLRRLTTAD, translated from the coding sequence ATGACCAACCCAACCGCATCGGACCCCGCCACCCAGCTCAACCATTCCTCGGCGGGCCACGCGGCCCACGCCGGGGCGCAGGTGGTGTGCGCCAAGTGCGAACACGCCAACAGCGCCCAGACACGCTTCTGCGGCGAGTGCGGCGCCCGCCTGTGGGAACCGTGCGCCGCCTGCGGCGAGCCAACCGTGGTCGACCGGCGGTTCTGCGGCGGCTGTGGCGAGTCGCTGGACGAGGCGCTGCAGCGGTTGATCGACGCCGTACAGGCAGCGCTGGCCGACAGCGAGGGCCTGGCCCAGGAGGGCCGCTACGTCGAGGCGGCCGCGCTGCTCGAGCCGATCCGGCTCGTCGAGCACACAGCGTTGACGCCGCTCAGCAAAGAGATTGACCGCCAACGGAGCGAGCTGGACGACCGCCGCAAGGCGGCGGTCGAGTCGCTCTCCTCCCAGCTTGACAGCGCGAAGCAGCTGCTGGCCGCCGGCGAGCTGCGGAAGGCGTTCGCGGCGGTCGACCAGACGCCCGTCGCGCTCCGCAACAACGAGCTCCGCGACCTGCACCAGACACTCAAGGGCCGCATCGGCCAGGCGGACCAGCTCCGCGTGCAGATCAAGCGGGGACTCAAGGAAAAGCAGTTCGAAGGATTGGCCGCGGCCGCCCAGCGGCTGCTCGAGCTCGAGCCGGCCGACCCACAAGTGGTGCAGCTCGCCGAGAAACTACGCTCCAAGCAGTCGCAGATCAACGCCAGCACCAGCGTGGCGTTGCTGCAGAAGGCCTGCGCGGCGCTCCGCTCGTGCGACTACGGGACCGCCCACCAGGCGATCGCCCGGATGCCCGGCGGCGAACTGAACGACGAGCAGCAGAAGGGGCTCCGCGGCGCCAAGGAGCGGGTCTGGCTGGCCACACACCTCGCGCGAACGAGGTACCTGGACGCGGTCTGCCTGAAGGCGGCCGAGCGGTTCGCCAAGCTGCAGCCGCAGGACGAGAAGGCCGCCTCGCTGGTCGAGTCTCTAGCCAAGCAGCGACGCGACTCGATGGCCGCCGCGCCGGGTCAGCCGATCGTCTGGCGGAAGAAGGCGCCGCCGGAAAGCCGCCTGGGGGCGCCCCTGCTGCTGGCGCCCACGCCCAAACTGCTCGCCGCGCCCGCCGCCGCCAAGGGAATCCCGGCCGGGCAGCTACTGACCGCGTACGGACTGGCGCTGCAGTCGATCGGCGAGGCCGACCACTGCCTGAACCTCACGCCGAAGAAGAAGTCGTGGCTCGCGTCCCGCCCGCGGCGCGCCAAGCCGGCGCCGGGCGGCGGCTGGGGGATCGACATCGGCGCGTCGTCGCTCAAGGCGATCCACCTGACGCGGGACGCGGACGGCGAGCTGTCGGTGGAGTCGATCGTCTGCCTCCCCTACGAGCGCGGCGGCGACGTCCGCAGCAAGCCAGAGCTGCCGCTGGGCACGCCCGAGTACGTCGGGGAGGCGATCGGCAAGTTCCTGGAAGACCGCGACCTCTCAACAGCGGCGGTCACGATCGGCGCTCCCGGCCCCTGGACGCTGTCGCGCTGCTTCCAGCTGCCGTTCATCGACGAGGCCAAGTTTGACGAGGCGGTCCGTTACGAGGCCCGGATGCGGATCCCGCTGGAGCCCGAAAAGGTGGTGTTCGACCGCATCATCACGCCGCTCCCCGAAGAGACCGACCTCGACGCCCGCGCCGTGACCCTGGTGGCCTGCGCCAGCAACCACGTCACCACGCTGCAGGAGCGGCTCGAGAGGGTCAAGTGCAAGTCGCTGCAGATCACCAGCAACTGCGTCGCGTTGCTCAACGTCGCGCGGGCGTTGCAGGCCGAGTCGGCGGCGGCCGACGCGGTCGCGCTGATCGACGTTGGCGCGAAGACGACCAATGTCGCGGTCGCCCACGCCGGCGGGTGCTGGGTCCGTGGCCTGTACCACGGCGCCGACCTGTTCGACCACGCGCTGGTGAAGCAGCGGCAGATCGGCTGGGACGCCGCTGAGCGGCTCCGCCGGGAGCCCTGGCGCGACGCCTGGATGCACGAGGTCGACGAGTGCCTGGCCCCCACCGCCGACGAGCTGGCGGCCGCGCTGCAACGCAACCTGGCCCAGTTCCACAACGAGAGCGTCGCCACGATCGAGCAGCACCTGCTGTGCGGCGGCGGCGCCCAGCAGATCGGCCTTCTCAGGCGACTCACGACCGCGGACTGA
- a CDS encoding DUF1559 family PulG-like putative transporter, producing MTAPRLFACSLLLAPLLCGCGGGPSKNEMLERARMRSAMNKINDQQAAASEAAQPAPQPPAEVRHEEPVDSAAVADDAPPTAGNQPPAESQPSAPAVAQTPAAAATSEPAAPPAAVALAPLERDRQAADKLRRIAAAVIAYAEEHGEYPQQGADKLSWRVRILPQLGFEELYKQFNPKQPWDGPQNKALLPQIPDVFRSPSRADDRTSFFAAGGQATMFWHPVRATYLRTLERNAASTVMLVEGADADAVPWTQPTDFERSLESPQQGLDSRGDSALVAWADGTVNRLLLTAPAQQLTDAFRVYEEDDTKRLQTAGITAPVDQPAEVASTAAGGGSGAAPGSAGSGGGARTAAARPTSELAQSYLAAAQAAFLQGESGQAWSWCSGAILAGLPQSQWRDDFRWVSGLKRPTLGPHIALGVLLDIAPNGALPRNPNRDERLKLSLQAAAPIGEHLVRILDEHAAERLPGALRPAEGDRRRPARPDDLPGIVTCLTPSMQMATIRREAIESGCDVLALMTVDNSASRRSRSIELRLYDMQRGADQLLRVRKVTAAVNESPLHESTQERLQAARWQLKDFLQDSLTPGEWPVKLTDELAAGRLTSLAAGRSDHPLPSLIEMLHYRDLGLVDDIAVLRAYGGLLGDERAAPLLLGSDLKKRRVLRHFLPSDDPDAVVAMTARNRRDNDDD from the coding sequence ATGACCGCACCCCGACTGTTCGCCTGCTCTCTGCTGCTCGCACCGCTGCTGTGCGGCTGCGGCGGCGGCCCCAGCAAGAACGAGATGCTGGAACGCGCCCGCATGCGTTCGGCGATGAACAAGATCAACGACCAGCAGGCCGCAGCGAGCGAAGCGGCGCAGCCCGCTCCCCAGCCGCCCGCCGAGGTCAGGCACGAAGAGCCGGTCGACTCCGCCGCCGTAGCTGACGACGCACCGCCCACAGCAGGCAACCAGCCGCCGGCGGAGAGCCAGCCGTCGGCGCCTGCGGTGGCCCAAACGCCAGCTGCGGCGGCTACCTCCGAGCCGGCAGCGCCGCCCGCGGCCGTTGCGCTCGCCCCGCTGGAGCGGGACCGTCAGGCGGCGGACAAGCTGCGTCGCATCGCCGCCGCCGTGATCGCCTACGCCGAGGAGCACGGCGAGTACCCCCAGCAGGGCGCCGACAAGCTGAGCTGGCGGGTGCGGATCCTGCCCCAGCTGGGCTTTGAGGAGCTGTACAAGCAGTTCAATCCCAAGCAGCCTTGGGACGGTCCACAGAACAAGGCGCTACTGCCTCAGATCCCCGACGTGTTCCGCTCGCCCAGCCGCGCCGACGACCGCACCAGCTTCTTCGCGGCAGGTGGCCAGGCGACCATGTTCTGGCACCCCGTGCGGGCGACCTACCTCCGCACCCTGGAACGCAATGCGGCTAGCACCGTGATGCTGGTCGAGGGCGCCGACGCGGACGCCGTTCCGTGGACCCAGCCGACGGACTTTGAGCGCAGCCTCGAGTCACCGCAGCAGGGCCTCGACAGCCGCGGCGATAGCGCGTTGGTGGCCTGGGCGGATGGGACCGTCAATCGGCTGCTGCTGACGGCGCCCGCCCAGCAACTCACCGACGCATTCCGCGTCTACGAAGAAGACGACACCAAGCGTCTGCAGACCGCCGGCATCACCGCGCCGGTCGACCAGCCGGCCGAGGTCGCCAGCACCGCGGCGGGCGGAGGGTCGGGCGCCGCGCCGGGATCGGCCGGGTCCGGCGGCGGGGCTCGCACAGCGGCCGCTAGGCCGACCAGCGAGCTGGCGCAGTCCTACCTCGCCGCCGCGCAGGCGGCGTTCCTGCAGGGCGAGAGCGGCCAGGCGTGGTCGTGGTGCTCCGGCGCCATCCTGGCCGGCCTGCCCCAGTCGCAGTGGCGGGACGACTTCCGCTGGGTGTCCGGCCTGAAGCGTCCGACGCTCGGGCCGCACATCGCGTTGGGCGTGTTGCTGGACATCGCCCCCAACGGCGCGCTGCCTCGCAACCCCAACCGTGACGAGCGGCTGAAGCTCTCGCTGCAGGCTGCCGCGCCCATCGGCGAGCACCTGGTGCGGATCCTCGACGAGCACGCCGCCGAGCGGCTGCCCGGCGCCCTCCGCCCGGCCGAGGGCGACCGCCGGCGACCCGCCCGGCCCGACGACCTGCCCGGCATCGTCACCTGCCTGACGCCGTCCATGCAGATGGCCACGATCCGCCGCGAGGCGATCGAGAGCGGCTGCGACGTGCTCGCCCTGATGACGGTCGACAACTCCGCGAGCCGCCGCTCGCGGTCCATCGAGCTCCGCCTGTACGACATGCAGCGCGGCGCCGACCAGCTGCTCCGCGTCCGCAAGGTAACCGCGGCCGTCAACGAGTCGCCGCTGCACGAGTCCACCCAGGAGCGGCTGCAGGCGGCCCGCTGGCAGCTGAAGGACTTCCTGCAGGACTCGCTCACGCCCGGCGAGTGGCCGGTGAAGCTGACCGACGAGCTGGCCGCGGGTCGGCTCACCTCGCTGGCCGCCGGCCGCTCCGATCACCCGCTGCCGAGCCTGATCGAGATGCTCCACTACCGCGACCTCGGCCTGGTGGACGACATCGCCGTGCTCCGGGCGTACGGCGGGCTGCTGGGCGACGAGCGGGCGGCGCCGCTGCTGCTCGGCTCGGACCTGAAGAAACGCCGCGTGCTGCGGCACTTCCTCCCCAGCGACGACCCGGACGCCGTGGTCGCAATGACCGCTCGCAACCGCCGCGACAACGACGACGACTGA
- the nrfH gene encoding cytochrome c nitrite reductase small subunit codes for MSARNAFLSLTALALLCAALIGAAVGLGAFTFVYAEGASYLTNDPNACANCHVMQGHLDAWVKSSHSKFATCNDCHAPHNFVGKYYCKARNGFFHSLAFTTGEFPQNIRMHEYNRGVTEHACLDCHADVTHSIQVSATGSGGFEAVSCIRCHSTVGHDT; via the coding sequence GTGAGCGCCCGCAACGCCTTTCTGAGCCTGACCGCCCTCGCACTGCTGTGCGCCGCGTTGATTGGCGCGGCGGTCGGGCTGGGGGCTTTCACGTTTGTCTACGCGGAAGGCGCCAGTTACCTGACGAACGACCCCAACGCGTGCGCCAACTGCCACGTAATGCAGGGGCACCTGGACGCCTGGGTGAAGTCTTCGCACAGCAAGTTCGCCACCTGCAACGACTGCCACGCCCCCCACAACTTTGTGGGTAAGTACTACTGCAAGGCGCGTAACGGGTTCTTCCACTCGCTGGCGTTCACCACCGGCGAGTTTCCCCAGAACATCCGCATGCACGAGTACAACCGCGGCGTCACCGAGCACGCCTGCCTGGACTGCCACGCGGACGTCACCCACTCGATCCAGGTCTCGGCCACCGGCAGCGGCGGCTTCGAGGCGGTGTCCTGCATCCGTTGCCACAGCACGGTCGGTCACGACACCTGA